The Pseudomonas parafulva genome window below encodes:
- a CDS encoding universal stress protein — protein sequence MSYEHLLVAVDLTEECDPVIKRAMKLAEPTGAKVSLVHIVEPMAMAFGGDVPMDLSQLQQQQFDQAKERMDRLYAKYPGINRGDSHLKYGQPRQEIHQLATDEACDLIVVGSHGRHGLALLLGSTANDVLHGAPCDVLAVRLLKKD from the coding sequence ATGTCCTACGAACATCTTCTGGTCGCCGTCGACCTGACCGAGGAATGCGACCCGGTGATCAAGCGCGCCATGAAGCTCGCCGAACCGACCGGCGCCAAGGTGTCGCTGGTGCATATCGTAGAGCCCATGGCCATGGCATTCGGTGGCGACGTGCCGATGGACCTGTCGCAACTGCAACAGCAGCAGTTCGACCAGGCCAAGGAGCGCATGGACCGGTTGTACGCCAAGTATCCCGGCATCAATCGCGGTGATTCGCACCTTAAATATGGCCAGCCTCGCCAGGAGATCCACCAGTTGGCCACCGATGAAGCCTGCGACCTGATCGTGGTCGGCAGCCATGGCCGTCATGGCCTGGCGCTGCTGCTGGGCTCCACGGCCAATGACGTCCTGCACGGCGCACCGTGCGATGTGCTGGCCGTGCGACTGCTGAAAAAGGACTGA
- the fadB gene encoding fatty acid oxidation complex subunit alpha FadB, whose protein sequence is MIYEGKAITVKALESGIVELRFDLKGESVNKFNRLTLNELRQAVDTIKADASIKGVIVSSGKDVFIVGADITEFVDNFKLPEAELVAGNLEANRIFSDFEDLQVPTVAAINGIALGGGLEMCLAADYRVMASSAKIGLPEVKLGIYPGFGGTVRLPRLIGSDNAIEWIASGKENGAEDALKVGAVDAVVAPELLQAGALDLIKRAISGELDYKAKRQPKLEKLKLNAIEQMMAFETAKGFVAGQAGPNYPAPVEAIKSIQKAANFGRDKALEVEAAGFAKLAKTSVAESLIGLFLNDQELKRKAKAHDEIAHDVKQAAVLGAGIMGGGIAYQSAVKGTPILMKDIREEAIQLGLSEASKLLGNRVEKGRLTSAKMAEALNAIRPTLSYGDFANVDIVVEAVVENPKVKQAVLAEVEGQVKDDAILASNTSTISINLLAKALKRPENFVGMHFFNPVHMMPLVEVIRGEKSSDVAVATTVAYAKKMGKNPIVVNDCPGFLVNRVLFPYFGGFAKLVSAGVDFVRIDKVMEKFGWPMGPAYLMDVVGIDTGHHGRDVMAEGFPDRMKDERRSAVDALYEANRLGQKNGKGFYAYETDKRGKPKKVADASVLEVLKPVIYEQREVSDEDIINWMMVPLCLETVRCLEDGIVETAAEADMGLVYGIGFPPFRGGALRYIDSIGVAEFVALADQYADLGPLYHPTAKLREMAKNGQRFFN, encoded by the coding sequence ATGATTTACGAAGGTAAAGCCATCACGGTTAAGGCTCTTGAAAGCGGCATCGTCGAACTGCGCTTCGACCTCAAGGGTGAGTCCGTCAACAAATTCAATCGCCTGACCCTGAACGAGCTGCGCCAGGCAGTCGATACGATCAAAGCCGATGCGTCCATCAAGGGCGTCATCGTCAGCAGCGGCAAGGACGTGTTCATCGTCGGTGCCGACATCACCGAATTCGTCGATAACTTCAAGCTGCCCGAGGCCGAACTGGTCGCCGGTAATCTGGAAGCCAACCGCATCTTCAGCGACTTCGAAGACCTGCAGGTGCCCACCGTGGCCGCGATCAACGGCATCGCCCTGGGCGGCGGTCTGGAGATGTGCCTGGCCGCCGACTACCGCGTGATGGCCAGCAGCGCCAAGATCGGCCTGCCGGAAGTCAAGCTGGGCATCTACCCAGGCTTTGGCGGCACCGTGCGTCTGCCACGGCTGATCGGCTCGGACAACGCCATCGAGTGGATCGCCTCGGGTAAGGAAAACGGCGCCGAAGACGCCCTGAAAGTGGGCGCCGTCGATGCCGTGGTCGCGCCTGAACTGTTGCAGGCCGGTGCCCTGGACCTGATCAAGCGCGCCATCAGTGGCGAGCTGGACTACAAGGCCAAGCGCCAGCCAAAGCTTGAGAAGCTCAAGCTCAACGCCATCGAGCAGATGATGGCCTTCGAGACGGCCAAAGGCTTTGTCGCCGGCCAGGCTGGGCCGAACTATCCAGCGCCGGTCGAGGCCATCAAGAGTATCCAGAAAGCTGCCAACTTCGGCCGTGACAAGGCCCTGGAGGTTGAAGCCGCCGGTTTTGCCAAGTTGGCCAAGACCTCGGTGGCCGAGAGTCTGATCGGGCTGTTCCTCAACGATCAGGAACTCAAGCGCAAGGCCAAGGCCCACGACGAGATCGCCCACGATGTGAAGCAGGCGGCCGTGCTCGGCGCCGGCATCATGGGTGGCGGCATCGCCTACCAGTCGGCGGTCAAAGGTACGCCGATCCTGATGAAGGATATCCGCGAGGAAGCGATCCAGTTGGGCTTGAGCGAAGCCTCCAAGCTGCTCGGCAACCGCGTCGAGAAAGGTCGTCTGACCTCGGCGAAGATGGCCGAGGCGCTCAACGCCATCCGCCCGACCCTGTCCTACGGCGACTTCGCCAACGTCGACATCGTCGTCGAGGCCGTGGTCGAAAACCCGAAGGTCAAGCAGGCGGTACTGGCCGAGGTGGAAGGGCAGGTCAAAGACGATGCCATTCTGGCCTCCAATACCTCGACCATTTCCATCAACCTGCTGGCCAAGGCGCTCAAACGCCCGGAAAACTTCGTCGGCATGCACTTCTTCAACCCGGTGCACATGATGCCGCTGGTCGAAGTCATCCGCGGCGAAAAGTCCAGTGACGTGGCGGTCGCCACCACCGTGGCCTACGCCAAGAAGATGGGCAAGAACCCGATCGTGGTCAACGACTGCCCGGGCTTCCTGGTCAACCGCGTGTTGTTCCCTTACTTCGGCGGCTTCGCCAAGCTGGTCAGCGCAGGCGTGGACTTCGTGCGCATCGACAAGGTCATGGAGAAGTTCGGCTGGCCCATGGGCCCGGCCTACTTGATGGATGTGGTCGGCATCGACACCGGCCACCACGGCCGCGATGTGATGGCCGAGGGCTTCCCCGACCGCATGAAAGACGAGCGTCGCTCCGCCGTCGATGCCCTGTACGAGGCCAATCGTCTGGGCCAGAAGAACGGCAAGGGCTTCTACGCCTACGAAACCGACAAGCGCGGCAAACCGAAGAAGGTCGCCGATGCGTCGGTCCTGGAAGTGCTCAAGCCCGTGATCTACGAGCAGCGTGAAGTCAGCGACGAAGACATCATCAACTGGATGATGGTGCCGCTGTGCCTGGAGACCGTGCGCTGCCTGGAAGACGGCATCGTCGAGACGGCTGCCGAAGCGGACATGGGCCTGGTCTACGGCATTGGCTTCCCTCCCTTCCGTGGCGGCGCGCTGCGCTACATCGACTCGATCGGTGTGGCCGAGTTCGTTGCCTTGGCCGACCAGTATGCCGATCTGGGTCCGCTGTACCACCCGACTGCGAAGCTGCGTGAAATGGCCAAGAACGGTCAGCGTTTCTTCAACTGA
- a CDS encoding transglycosylase SLT domain-containing protein, which produces MRSRLFHFVSCLVLSAATASAAHATDITQQRQYYDEAKRALAKGDKGPYLRYAQALSDYPLTPYLAYDELTARLKTASNEEIEGFLAKHGDLPQANWMKLRWLRWLAERGDWKTFARYYDAKLNFTELDCLNGQYQLASGQRAEGFATAEKLWNVGKSQPATCDTLFGLWAAEGQLTEARRWQRAKLAAEARNYSLANNLVQTLPTLGTQGKLLIDVAQKPELLKQPSRFQPASDAMSDVVSLGLRRLARQDPDQAMALLDDYAQRMHFSRDEKVAIAREIGLTLARRYDPRALDLMTRYDPELRDNTVSEWRMRLLLRLGRWEDAYELSRRLPQDLAGSSRWRYWQARSLELAQPNNPQIPLLYKNVSRERDFYGFLAADRAQTPYQLNNKPLVLSQALLNKVRNTPGVRRALEFHARGQIVEGRREWYHVSRHFNRDEMVAQARLAYDLRWYFPAIRTISQAQYWDDLDIRFPMAHRDTLVREAKVRGLHSSWVFAITRQESAFMDDARSPVGASGLMQLMPGTAKETARKFSIPLASPAQVLDPDKNIQLGAAYLSQVHGQFNGNRVLASAAYNAGPGRVRQWLKGAKHLSFDVWVESIPFDETRQYVQNVLSYSVIYGQKLNVPQPLVDWHERYFDDM; this is translated from the coding sequence ATGCGCAGCCGCCTGTTCCACTTCGTTTCCTGCCTGGTGCTCAGCGCCGCCACCGCGAGCGCTGCCCACGCCACCGACATCACCCAGCAGCGCCAGTACTACGACGAGGCCAAACGCGCACTCGCCAAGGGCGACAAGGGGCCTTACCTGCGCTATGCCCAAGCCCTGAGCGACTACCCGCTGACCCCTTACCTGGCCTACGATGAACTCACCGCACGGCTGAAGACCGCCAGCAACGAGGAAATCGAGGGTTTTCTCGCAAAGCACGGCGACCTTCCCCAGGCCAACTGGATGAAATTGCGCTGGCTGCGCTGGCTGGCCGAACGCGGCGACTGGAAAACCTTCGCCCGTTATTACGACGCCAAACTCAATTTCACCGAACTGGACTGCCTCAATGGCCAGTACCAACTAGCCAGCGGCCAGCGCGCCGAAGGTTTCGCCACGGCCGAGAAGCTGTGGAATGTCGGCAAGTCGCAACCCGCGACCTGCGATACCTTGTTCGGTCTGTGGGCCGCCGAGGGCCAGCTCACCGAGGCGCGGCGCTGGCAACGGGCCAAATTGGCGGCCGAAGCACGCAACTACAGTCTGGCCAATAACCTGGTACAGACCCTGCCCACGCTCGGCACACAGGGAAAGTTGCTGATCGACGTGGCGCAGAAACCGGAACTGCTCAAGCAACCTTCCCGCTTCCAGCCGGCCAGTGACGCCATGTCCGATGTCGTCAGCCTGGGCCTGCGTCGCCTGGCACGCCAGGATCCGGACCAGGCCATGGCGCTGCTCGACGACTACGCCCAGCGCATGCACTTCTCACGCGATGAAAAAGTCGCCATCGCCCGCGAAATCGGTCTCACCCTCGCCCGCCGCTACGACCCGCGCGCACTCGACCTGATGACCCGCTACGACCCGGAGCTGCGCGACAACACCGTCAGCGAATGGCGCATGCGCCTGCTGCTGCGCTTGGGCCGCTGGGAGGACGCCTACGAACTGAGCCGACGTCTGCCCCAGGACCTGGCCGGTAGCAGCCGCTGGCGCTACTGGCAGGCGCGCAGCCTGGAACTGGCACAACCGAACAACCCGCAGATCCCGCTGCTGTACAAGAACGTGTCGCGTGAGCGCGACTTCTATGGCTTCCTGGCTGCCGATCGGGCACAGACGCCTTACCAGCTCAACAACAAACCGCTGGTGCTGAGCCAGGCCCTGCTGAACAAAGTGCGCAACACGCCCGGCGTGCGCCGCGCCCTGGAATTCCATGCGCGCGGGCAGATCGTCGAGGGGCGGCGCGAGTGGTACCACGTCAGCCGTCACTTCAACCGCGACGAGATGGTCGCCCAGGCGCGCCTGGCTTACGATCTGCGCTGGTACTTCCCGGCCATCCGCACCATCAGCCAGGCCCAGTACTGGGACGATCTGGACATTCGCTTCCCCATGGCCCACCGCGACACCCTGGTGCGCGAAGCCAAGGTCCGCGGCCTGCATTCGAGCTGGGTGTTCGCCATTACCCGCCAGGAAAGCGCGTTCATGGACGACGCCCGCTCGCCCGTGGGTGCCAGCGGCCTGATGCAGTTGATGCCAGGCACCGCCAAGGAGACCGCGCGCAAGTTCAGCATTCCGCTGGCCTCGCCAGCGCAGGTACTGGACCCGGACAAGAATATCCAGTTGGGCGCCGCCTACCTCAGCCAGGTACATGGGCAGTTCAACGGCAACCGGGTGCTGGCATCGGCTGCCTACAACGCCGGCCCGGGCCGCGTGCGGCAGTGGCTCAAAGGCGCCAAGCACTTGAGTTTCGATGTCTGGGTCGAGTCGATTCCATTCGATGAAACCCGTCAGTACGTGCAGAACGTCCTGTCGTACTCGGTCATCTACGGCCAGAAACTCAACGTACCGCAACCGTTGGTGGACTGGCACGAGCGCTACTTCGACGACATGTAA
- the fadA gene encoding acetyl-CoA C-acyltransferase FadA, whose amino-acid sequence MSLNPRDVVIVDFGRTPMGRSKGGMHRNTRAEDMSAHLISKLLERNDKVDPKEVEDVIWGCVNQTLEQGWNIARMASLMTPIPHTSAAQTVSRLCGSSMSALHTAAQAIMTGNGDVFVVGGVEHMGHVSMMHGVDPNPHLSLHAAKASGMMGLTAEMLGKMHGITREQQDLFALRSHQLAHKATVEGKFKDEIIPMQGYDENGFLKVFDYDETIRPETTLEGLAALKPAFNPKGGTVTAGTSSQITDGASCMIVMSGQRAMDLGIQPLAVIRSMAVAGVDPAIMGYGPVPSTQKALKRAGLSIGDIDFFELNEAFAAQALPVLKDLKVLDKMDEKVNLHGGAIALGHPFGCSGARISGTLLNVMKQNGGTLGVATMCVGLGQGITTVFERV is encoded by the coding sequence ATGAGCCTCAATCCAAGAGACGTGGTGATTGTCGACTTCGGTCGCACGCCCATGGGTCGTTCCAAGGGTGGCATGCACCGCAACACTCGCGCCGAAGACATGTCGGCGCACTTGATCAGCAAGCTGCTGGAGCGCAACGACAAGGTCGATCCGAAGGAAGTCGAGGATGTGATCTGGGGATGCGTCAACCAGACCCTGGAGCAAGGCTGGAACATCGCGCGCATGGCCTCGCTGATGACCCCGATTCCGCATACCAGCGCTGCGCAGACCGTCAGCCGACTGTGCGGTTCGTCGATGAGCGCGTTGCACACTGCCGCCCAGGCGATCATGACCGGGAACGGTGATGTATTCGTGGTCGGCGGTGTCGAGCACATGGGGCACGTCAGCATGATGCACGGGGTCGATCCTAACCCGCATCTGTCACTGCATGCGGCCAAGGCCTCCGGCATGATGGGCCTGACTGCCGAAATGCTCGGCAAGATGCACGGCATTACTCGCGAGCAGCAAGACCTGTTCGCGCTGCGCTCGCATCAGTTGGCTCACAAGGCTACGGTCGAGGGCAAGTTCAAGGACGAAATCATCCCGATGCAGGGGTACGACGAGAACGGTTTCCTCAAAGTCTTCGATTACGACGAGACCATTCGTCCGGAAACCACCCTCGAAGGTCTGGCGGCGCTCAAGCCTGCGTTCAACCCCAAAGGCGGTACAGTGACCGCTGGCACGTCGTCGCAGATCACCGATGGTGCTTCGTGCATGATCGTCATGTCCGGCCAGCGCGCCATGGACCTTGGCATCCAGCCGTTGGCGGTCATCCGCTCGATGGCCGTGGCCGGTGTCGACCCTGCGATCATGGGTTACGGTCCGGTGCCATCGACCCAGAAAGCCCTCAAGCGCGCGGGCCTGAGCATCGGCGACATCGACTTCTTCGAGCTCAACGAAGCCTTCGCCGCACAGGCACTGCCAGTGCTCAAGGATCTGAAAGTGCTCGACAAGATGGATGAGAAGGTTAACCTGCACGGCGGCGCCATTGCCTTGGGCCATCCGTTCGGTTGCTCCGGTGCACGGATTTCCGGCACCCTGCTCAACGTCATGAAGCAGAATGGCGGCACGCTGGGCGTGGCCACCATGTGCGTCGGCCTGGGTCAGGGCATCACCACTGTCTTCGAACGCGTCTGA
- a CDS encoding ATP-binding cassette domain-containing protein: protein MTLLKFSDVSLAFGAMPLLDKVSWQIARGERVCIIGRNGTGKSSMLRLVKGEQKPDEGDIWRAPGLKIGELPQELPVADERSVFDVVAEGLDGVGALLAEYHHLSQNIQGDDDLDKLMHVQHEIEARDGWRLQQVVESTLSRLQLPADKTLAELSGGWRRRVLLAQALVSEPDLLLLDEPTNHLDIGAIAWLEEALNGFNGAVLFITHDRSFLQNLATRILELDRGGLIDWNGDYASFLVHKEAALAAEETANALFDKRLAQEEVWIRQGIKARRTRNEGRVRALKALRVERGERRERQGRANIQIEVADKSGKQVMLLDNVSFAHPEGPKLVKDFSMVLQRQDRIGLLGANGTGKTTLLKLMLGDLEPTSGKVERGTKLEVAYFDQMRHQLDLEKTVIDNLAEGRDFIEIDGQNRHVLSYLGDFLFSPQRARTPVKALSGGERARLLLAKLFSKPANLLVLDEPTNDLDVETLELLEEVLANFKGTVLMVSHDRAFLDNVVTSTLVFEGQGKVREYVGGYEDWIRQGGSPKLLGVAESKGGKSALNSAVVEKVEVADVPELAVAQTADSGKKKLSYKLQRELEMLPGQIDALEQKMAVLQAQVGASDFYQRPIAETSQVLAKLEQLQAELDALVERWAELEG from the coding sequence ATGACCCTGCTCAAATTCAGCGATGTGTCCCTCGCGTTCGGTGCCATGCCGCTGCTGGACAAAGTGTCCTGGCAGATCGCCCGTGGCGAGCGGGTGTGCATCATCGGTCGCAATGGCACTGGCAAGTCCAGCATGCTGCGCCTGGTCAAGGGTGAGCAAAAACCCGACGAAGGTGACATCTGGCGTGCCCCCGGGCTGAAAATTGGCGAGCTGCCGCAGGAACTGCCGGTGGCCGACGAGCGCAGCGTGTTCGACGTGGTGGCCGAGGGTCTGGATGGCGTTGGCGCCTTGCTCGCCGAATACCATCACCTGAGCCAGAACATCCAGGGCGACGACGACCTGGACAAGCTGATGCACGTCCAGCACGAGATCGAGGCCCGCGATGGCTGGCGTCTGCAACAGGTCGTGGAAAGCACCCTGAGTCGCCTGCAACTGCCGGCGGACAAGACCCTCGCCGAGTTGTCCGGCGGCTGGCGTCGACGTGTCCTGCTGGCTCAGGCCCTGGTGTCCGAGCCCGATCTGCTGCTGCTCGATGAGCCGACCAACCACCTGGACATCGGCGCCATTGCCTGGCTGGAAGAGGCCCTGAATGGCTTCAACGGTGCCGTGCTGTTCATTACCCACGACCGTTCCTTCCTGCAGAACCTGGCCACCCGCATCCTCGAACTGGACCGTGGCGGTCTGATCGATTGGAACGGCGACTACGCCAGTTTCCTGGTGCACAAAGAGGCGGCGCTGGCCGCAGAGGAGACCGCCAACGCGCTGTTCGACAAGCGTCTGGCCCAGGAAGAGGTCTGGATCCGCCAGGGCATCAAGGCCCGGCGTACCCGCAACGAAGGGCGGGTGCGCGCCCTCAAGGCGCTGCGCGTGGAGCGCGGTGAGCGTCGTGAGCGCCAGGGCCGGGCGAACATCCAGATCGAGGTCGCGGACAAGTCTGGCAAGCAGGTGATGCTGCTGGACAACGTCAGCTTCGCCCATCCCGAAGGCCCCAAGCTGGTCAAGGATTTCTCGATGGTGCTGCAGCGTCAGGACCGCATTGGCCTGCTCGGCGCCAACGGCACTGGCAAGACCACCTTGCTCAAGCTCATGCTCGGCGACCTGGAGCCCACCAGTGGCAAGGTCGAGCGCGGCACCAAGCTGGAGGTCGCCTACTTCGATCAGATGCGTCACCAACTCGACCTCGAGAAGACGGTGATCGATAACCTGGCCGAGGGCCGCGACTTCATCGAAATCGATGGTCAGAACCGGCATGTGCTGAGCTACCTCGGCGACTTCCTGTTCAGCCCGCAGCGTGCGCGCACGCCGGTCAAGGCGTTGTCTGGCGGCGAACGCGCACGGCTGCTGCTGGCCAAGCTGTTCAGCAAACCGGCGAACTTGCTGGTGCTGGACGAGCCGACCAACGACCTGGACGTGGAAACCCTGGAGCTGCTCGAAGAGGTGTTGGCCAACTTCAAGGGCACCGTGCTCATGGTCAGCCACGACCGGGCCTTCCTCGACAATGTGGTGACCAGCACCCTGGTGTTCGAAGGGCAGGGCAAAGTGCGGGAGTATGTCGGGGGCTACGAGGACTGGATTCGTCAGGGCGGCTCGCCCAAGTTGCTGGGGGTGGCCGAGAGCAAGGGCGGCAAGTCCGCGCTCAATAGCGCTGTGGTGGAGAAGGTCGAGGTGGCTGACGTGCCCGAACTTGCTGTCGCCCAAACCGCCGACAGCGGCAAGAAAAAACTCAGCTACAAGCTGCAGCGCGAACTGGAGATGCTGCCTGGGCAGATCGATGCACTGGAGCAGAAGATGGCTGTGCTGCAGGCGCAGGTGGGGGCTTCGGACTTCTATCAGCGGCCGATTGCTGAAACTTCGCAGGTGCTGGCCAAGCTCGAACAGTTGCAGGCTGAGCTTGATGCGCTGGTCGAGCGCTGGGCTGAACTGGAGGGCTGA
- a CDS encoding DUF1653 domain-containing protein — translation MQIQPGVYRHYKGPEYRVFSVARHSESEEWMVFYQCLYGDYSFWVRPLSMFQESVEVDGEQVPRFALLRAEDGLLARGAKAVE, via the coding sequence ATGCAGATACAGCCAGGTGTGTACCGGCATTACAAAGGGCCTGAGTACCGTGTCTTCAGTGTCGCGCGGCATTCCGAGAGCGAAGAGTGGATGGTCTTCTACCAATGCCTGTATGGTGATTACAGCTTTTGGGTGCGGCCTCTCTCGATGTTTCAGGAGTCGGTCGAGGTTGACGGCGAGCAGGTGCCGCGCTTTGCTCTGCTCAGGGCTGAAGACGGGCTCTTGGCACGGGGTGCAAAGGCCGTCGAGTGA
- the topA gene encoding type I DNA topoisomerase, protein MGKSLVIVESPAKAKTINKYLGNQYVVKSSIGHIRDLPTSGSASTAKEPAAKRGKTAAQASTLTPKEKARRQLVARMGVDPEAGWKAQYEILPGKEKVIDELRRLAKDADTIYLATDLDREGEAIAWHLREAIGGDDSRYKRVVFNEITKKAIQEAFSQPGELDIDRVNAQQARRFLDRVVGYMVSPLLWSKIARGLSAGRVQSVAVKLVVEREREIRAFNPEEYWEIHADLGTAKNAKVRFEVARERGEAFKPLNQAQAMAALEKLKASSYSVIKREDRPTSSKPSAPFITSTLQQAASNRLGFGVKKTMMMAQRLYEAGYITYMRTDSTNLSTDAVEMARSYIESEFGKQYLPAAPIVYGSKEGAQEAHEAIRPSDVTTHPTKLSGMERDAERLYELIWRQFLACQMPPAQYLSTSVTVAAGEFELRAKGRILKFDGYTRVQPQQTKPGEDDVLPDMAQGESLALLQLDPSQHFTKPPARFTEASLVKEMEKRGIGRPSTYAAIISTIQDRGYVTLHNRRFYSEKMGDIVTERLSESFSNLMDYGFTAGMEENLDDVAHGERDWKNVLDEFYGDFSTKLLTAESSENGMRANQPTLTNIPCKECGRPMMIRTASTGVFLGCSGYSLPPKERCKATVNLVPGDEIAADDEGESESLVLRGKHRCPICSTAMDAYLLDEKHKLHICGNNPDCPGYEIEEGSYRIKGYEGPSLECDKCGSEMQLKTGRFGKFFGCTNPACKNTRKLLKNGEAAPPKMDKVDMPELRCEKVDDTYVLRDGASGLFLAASQFPKNRETRAPLVLEIVPHKHEIDPKYHFLCEAPQKDPDGRPAVIRYSRKTKEQYVQSEVDGKPTGWKAFYDGKAWKVEDKR, encoded by the coding sequence ATGGGCAAATCGCTGGTCATTGTGGAATCCCCGGCCAAGGCCAAGACCATCAACAAGTACCTGGGCAACCAGTACGTGGTGAAGTCGAGTATCGGCCATATCCGAGACCTTCCCACCAGCGGTTCGGCCAGTACGGCCAAGGAGCCGGCTGCCAAGCGCGGCAAGACCGCTGCTCAGGCGTCGACCCTGACGCCGAAGGAGAAGGCTCGCCGGCAACTGGTGGCGCGCATGGGTGTCGATCCGGAGGCGGGCTGGAAAGCCCAGTACGAGATCCTTCCCGGCAAGGAAAAGGTGATCGACGAACTGCGCCGCCTGGCCAAGGATGCCGACACCATCTATCTCGCAACCGACTTGGACCGCGAAGGGGAGGCCATTGCCTGGCACCTGCGCGAAGCCATCGGTGGTGATGACAGCCGCTACAAGCGCGTGGTGTTCAACGAAATCACCAAGAAGGCCATCCAGGAAGCGTTCTCACAACCGGGCGAACTCGACATCGACCGTGTCAATGCCCAGCAGGCGCGTCGCTTCCTCGATCGCGTGGTCGGCTACATGGTGTCGCCGTTGCTGTGGTCGAAAATCGCCCGCGGCCTTTCTGCCGGTCGTGTGCAGTCGGTGGCCGTGAAGCTGGTGGTCGAGCGTGAACGCGAGATTCGGGCCTTCAATCCCGAGGAATACTGGGAAATCCACGCCGATCTCGGTACCGCGAAAAACGCCAAGGTGCGCTTCGAGGTCGCCCGTGAACGCGGCGAGGCCTTCAAGCCGCTGAATCAAGCCCAGGCCATGGCCGCGCTGGAGAAGCTCAAGGCTTCCAGCTACAGCGTGATCAAGCGTGAAGACCGTCCGACCAGCAGCAAGCCCTCGGCGCCGTTCATCACCTCCACGCTGCAGCAGGCTGCCAGCAACCGCCTCGGCTTTGGGGTGAAGAAGACCATGATGATGGCCCAGCGTCTTTACGAAGCGGGCTACATCACTTACATGCGAACCGACTCCACCAACCTCTCCACCGATGCGGTGGAGATGGCGCGCAGCTACATCGAGAGCGAGTTCGGCAAGCAGTACCTGCCAGCGGCGCCGATCGTGTATGGCAGCAAGGAAGGTGCCCAGGAGGCGCACGAAGCCATCCGGCCTTCCGACGTCACGACCCATCCCACCAAGCTCAGTGGCATGGAGCGCGATGCCGAGCGCCTGTACGAGCTGATCTGGCGCCAGTTCCTGGCTTGCCAGATGCCGCCTGCGCAGTACCTGTCCACCAGCGTCACCGTTGCTGCCGGTGAGTTCGAGCTGCGCGCCAAGGGTCGCATCCTCAAGTTCGATGGTTACACCCGTGTGCAGCCCCAGCAGACCAAGCCGGGCGAAGACGATGTGTTGCCGGACATGGCCCAGGGCGAGTCGCTGGCGTTGCTTCAGCTCGATCCCAGCCAGCATTTCACCAAGCCGCCTGCGCGCTTCACCGAAGCGAGCCTGGTCAAGGAAATGGAAAAGCGCGGTATCGGTCGCCCTTCGACCTATGCAGCCATCATTTCCACCATTCAGGATCGCGGCTACGTGACGTTGCACAACCGCCGCTTCTACTCCGAGAAGATGGGCGACATCGTCACCGAGCGCCTGTCCGAGAGCTTCTCCAATCTGATGGACTATGGCTTCACCGCCGGCATGGAGGAGAACCTCGATGACGTCGCCCACGGCGAGCGTGACTGGAAGAACGTGCTTGATGAGTTCTATGGCGACTTCAGCACGAAACTGCTGACGGCCGAATCCAGCGAGAATGGCATGCGGGCCAATCAGCCGACCCTCACCAACATTCCGTGCAAGGAATGCGGGCGGCCGATGATGATTCGCACCGCCTCCACTGGCGTTTTCCTGGGCTGCTCGGGCTACAGCCTGCCGCCGAAAGAGCGCTGCAAGGCGACCGTCAACCTGGTTCCAGGTGATGAGATTGCCGCAGACGACGAGGGTGAATCCGAATCCTTGGTGCTGCGCGGCAAGCATCGCTGCCCGATCTGTTCGACGGCGATGGATGCTTACTTGCTGGACGAGAAGCACAAACTGCATATCTGCGGCAACAACCCAGACTGCCCGGGCTACGAAATCGAAGAGGGCAGCTACCGGATCAAGGGCTACGAAGGCCCAAGCCTGGAATGCGACAAGTGCGGCAGCGAGATGCAGCTCAAGACCGGCCGCTTCGGCAAGTTCTTCGGCTGTACCAATCCGGCCTGCAAGAACACCCGTAAGCTGCTCAAGAATGGCGAGGCCGCGCCACCGAAGATGGACAAGGTGGACATGCCTGAGTTGCGCTGCGAGAAGGTCGATGACACCTATGTGTTGCGCGACGGCGCCTCCGGGTTGTTCCTGGCTGCTAGCCAGTTCCCGAAGAACCGCGAAACCCGCGCGCCCTTGGTCCTGGAAATCGTGCCGCACAAGCATGAGATCGACCCCAAGTATCATTTCTTGTGCGAAGCGCCGCAAAAAGACCCGGACGGCCGCCCGGCAGTGATCCGCTACAGCCGCAAGACCAAGGAGCAGTACGTTCAATCCGAAGTCGACGGCAAGCCGACCGGTTGGAAAGCGTTCTACGACGGCAAGGCGTGGAAGGTCGAAGACAAGCGCTGA